In the genome of Brachypodium distachyon strain Bd21 chromosome 3, Brachypodium_distachyon_v3.0, whole genome shotgun sequence, the window CTGTGGccagaagaaggaaaaggtgCGTGCGCGCGGTGTGCTGCGTGTGCCCATGCATGGCCGGATTATAAGCACAAGGTGTTCCATGAGAGGAGAGCGGCAAGCTATAGCTGTTGATCAGACGGACCAACACCGTCGAACCAAACAACCCACAGAGTCAGCAGCCGCCGGAGGCCGGAGGGCAGAGCGGATCGCCTTCCAACGACGGAGCTGAGCGTCGCCCAGCCGCCGCACGTCCACTCCAAGAGCGAGTCGGGTAAGTATCTCCGCCTCTCTGTACACACACGGCCTCCTCATCGTGCCGAACCTGCTATCCTTGTGAGATCGAGAGGCGCCACACTGCCCCCGTCGTTCCATTTACTAAGAATGAAACCACATCGTGTCATCGTTACAAGCCCGGCCAGGTTTAGAAATTACCAACCAGTAATGTAGCGAATGAAAGATTCTAACTAACAAAACACGAAATCAAGACTTTTCCCTCTGCCACCAGATCAACGTTTACAAACGAACCACATGCACCTCACGTACGGCAGTGTAAGATaagcaatgcatgcatgagttTCAACGTTGACAAAACGGACCACATGAACGTACAGGTTAAGagcattttattttggttCTAATcgtctgcttttttttttcttgttgtgtATAACAGCGGTTTTATCCCTATGGAGCGCCGCGACTACTGGCTCCTATTCGGAAGGACGCTCTGCATGGCGCTGGCGGTCGCGGTCCTCGCGATCGCGCCGCGTTCCGAGGAGGAACCCACCGGCACTTTGGCAGTCTTCGTGTACGTGTCTTCCTTCTTTTTAAAGCACAAATTATATGTACTATATCATATATGTCACTGTTACTTTCGATAAATCCCATTACAAAAAGAGTCAAGTTTAAAAAATCCCAGCTTGGTTTGTTCTAATTGCTACCCCGGTTGTGCTCTCTGCCCCGCAACTGCACTCCACAGCGTCCCTTGCCCACGCACTGCAACCCCCTTAATTGCTGGACCTGCCAGAACCACCGCCGTGCTAGCTCCACGCCGAGCGTAGCGCGCGGAAGTACGCAGCCATGGAGAAGCTTCCGTGAACACTCCGTCTCGAGGACATGGATCCCGCCCGGCCTTCTTCTCAATTATGCTCCCTAGCTAGAAGGCATGGAGACTCCCAAACTGCCATGATGGAGTTCTCAACCCCTTAAACCTCACGCAATTAATTGAACATTGTTGAGTGACTTGCGGATCTACTTAGCAACCTGGTGGCGGCATGGCATGCAGTTCTTGAGGGTTGGTGATGCAGAGGAGTGGCGCGTAGGAAGAGCAGCGGCAGAGCATGAGACGTCAGGTGACCGTTTTTCAAAACTCAGTTGGATAACATCTTAGAAGTATGAGAAAGTTACAGTGGCCGTTTTTCAAAACTCACTTGGATAATGTAATAATGGCATTCCTCTAAAGTGGCCAATTTGCATAGGGCAAatatctaaatttttttctttcccaaaTCACCCCTGGCAAGCTGTTGCCTGCCGCAAGCTAGCGCCGTCAGGTATTCAGCACGCGACCCATCGTGGAGCTCGCCGGTAGAACATGTGTGGGCCGATTCCAAGTTCCCAACCCCTTTAGCCTGTGATTGGTTCCTTGcagcttttttttgttgagggAAGGGTTCCTTGCAGCTGACCTGGCTCGCATCAgcctctcaaaaaagaaaaaagaaaaaagaaaaactggcTCGCATCAACTGTACAACTTCGTTGCTGTTTTGTGGCCTGCATCAGAGATTGGGCCTGGCCCAGCTCATGCAGACTCCAGTCTCGTTcttttccccttctcctctcGTCTTCTTCGGATGTTCTTCCCCAATCTCCCGAGCAcctccatggccgccaccCCGAGATCTCCCGAGCTCCCACATCAACGCCGCCCTCAACCCGACGGTGGCCCCTGTGCTCCCGCCGAAGAGGGCTACCTCCTTTGCATCTAGTTCTCCTCCCCACGCCCGACCTCGGTGCTGCATTCTCCGGCCATCTCCTGCCTAGGCGCCATGCCCTGGTCCGCCGTCGAGCCCTGCCTCCACGCGGCTGCAAGTATCACCGGTTCCATCTTCGTCGTGGTCGTCCTTGTTTGTGTTGTCGTGGGATGCAATCATACAAGGGCGCGGGAGGGTCGCCATGGATGAGGAAAGAAGAGCAGAGACAGAGAGGTGCagagaaaggaagaagaagagccaaaCTTACTCTTAGTTGCATTTGAGGACAGATTCTTTTTACTTTTCTCAAAAATCGTGCGCCGAAACTAACAAGTTGTCCCATGTACACGCACAGAAACTAACAAGTTGTCCCATGTACACGCACACAAAAATCTGTTCTGCTTATTTATTATTCTCTTCTACTCCAAATAACATAtgagaaataaaatactttcaaCAATTCCCAGGGCCGTCAAAACAACGGTGTCTCTCGAGATTCTCTGGGGGCCTTTCAAGCTGATGATGCACGTCGCCAGCCTACGGCACTGGAACGATGCGGGGCCGGGCGATTACTTCGGCTACCCTTTTGTCGTCGTTGAGTGGGTAAGTCGTTTActttctccgttccataattcctGCCGAAATCTTAGatatatctagacacattatttagaaatagatatattcatattttgataaatttgagacaagaattaaaACGGATGGAGTGCTTGTTAAATTACGCCAAGCTAACGTACACTACTGTATCACGAATACGCAGGTGCTCGCGGTTGCCCAGTGGGGCTCGGCGTCCGCCGCCTGGGGCGTGATCACAGATCCTCGCTTCAGCTGCACCGGCTCACACGGGAGATTCTGCCGCAGGTACGTGGTGTCGTCGGGGATTGCGGCTCTCCTCAGTGTCGTTAGCGTTGCTAACGCCACCGTGCTAGTATGGACCAGGATGACGCATGGCCAGCGTCTACTTGAGCTCATCGGCCAGTAGCCTAGTAGGTGTAGCTGTAGCCGGCAAGTGCTCATCTTGAACTATGTTGTAAAATAATGGCAAAACTAAGATCTGGACCATGTGTGCCATTTGATGATTGCTGATCCTGCTGGTCATGAACTATGTTGTAAGACCACTATTACATATTAATGATACCTGCTAGCGTTCACGAGCTTACAAGCTATCACCAGACATACATGCATCATAGGgctcgatattttttgaaaataagcCTTCCGGCCCAGCTTTATTGGAAAGCCAACGAGTCTGCTGGCGAAACCAGCTTACAATGTAGCCTAACAGACCAGCACACCTTCGCCACCTCACCAAAACGTTACAGAGCAAACCAACCAACAGGAAGTTCCAACCAtagctgtcaaaaaaagaaacgagCACAACTTCAACCTCCTGCTACAAGAGCTTGTGAACATCCGCATCTCATCCTATTCCTCGCGCCTCCCCCTCACACAGTTGAGCCTGAATCTTGGAAATTAGCTTCATTGTCGCCTCCCTACGCTTTGCTGGAAGCAGGATCTTCCATTGCGCCAGAATCGCCAAGGCTTTGTAGATCACCTGCAGCGGAGAGCGACAAACTTGATGATTGAAAACCATATTATTGTGTGTTAGCCAAATTGCCCAGGCAACAGCAGCTAACAGCGACCACATTCTATGATCTCCCACAAGCGCGCCCTGCCTAAGAGCCAGAGCACAAAACTCCTCCCCCGAACGAGGCGCCCTATGCCAGCCCAGGCAGTCCCGCAGAAAACACAGCAGAAAAAAGCCACCGGGCAGGTGAAAAGTAGGTGATTAGCAGATTCCTTACGACCACAAAGTTGACACCCTTCTTCACCCTGCCAGCCCTTCTTTAATTCCTCAGTCACTTGAATCTTCCCTATGATGCACATCTAGGTGAAGATTTTTGTTTCAGAGGAATGGTTGTTCCAGAGATCCATAATCTCCAGGTCCGGCACACCACTATGACACATCATATCATACATCGATTTGGTGGAAAACACCTTGCGAGAGGTACGCTCCCATCGACCTGTGTCTGGCAAGGTGGTGAGCTGCAGCTCCTGCAGGCTGCTTCTTAAGTTGTGCCACTCACTTTCTTCACCTGGGCCAAAAGATCGTCGGAAGGATAAATTCAGACCATCCTGCAGTACCTCCGCCACCGTGTCGTGCTGCTGCTCAGAGCAGATAAACAATCTATGGAACATCACCTTCAATGGCTGGCCCAGCCAGATATCATGCCAGAAGCGTGTAGTTTTCCCATTCTGAACCTGATAGGAGCTACCGACCGAGAACCAATCTTTAACAGTGTGTAGCCctttccaaaactgaaaaactAAGGAGATAGAAGACTGGAAGAAACCCTTGTCCCCCAAGTACTTATTCCTCAGCAGCACACAACTAAGATGAGTATCCCCCCTCTCCAATTTCATAATCCACTTTGTTAGTAGGGTGATGTTCCTCAATCTGATTTCTACAAAGCCCACACCCCCAAATTCCTTAGGTCTGCAAAGCTTGTCCCAACTCACCATATGATATTTTCTTTGAGCACTAACTCCCTCCTAGAAGAAGTGTGCTCTCACCATATCcaatttgtaattttttttctagaatactaTATCCAATTTGTAATGAATACCTACATTCAGTTTGTAAAACCCCATCATGTAAGTGGGCATTTATCCAGGCAGGAATCGATCAGAACCTTCCTCCCCCGAAGGAAAGACTCCCACTCCGCCATCCTTCAAGTCTTTTCTCGACCTTCTCCACAATTCCATTAAATCCTTCCATAAGGATCTTCGTAGGCGACACAGGGATTCCAAGATACTTCAGCGGGAAGGATCCAACAGCACAATTAAATTGGTTAGCAATActgcccctctcctcctcctccacaccaAGCACAAAAACTTCACTTTTTTGATAGTTAATCCTCAGCCCTGACATCTCCTTTGTAGCAGTACAGCAGCAGCTTTACCTTTCTGATAGAAGCAGGATCATTGTGAATGAAGAGTATTGTCTCATCTGCCTACTGTAGATGGGACACTCCTCCGGGCAGAAGGTGGGGAACCAGCCCCTGTAGGTGGCCCTTCCCTTTAGCCGCCTGCAGTATCGTCCCCAAAGCATCGCCCACCAGATTGAAAAGCAAAGGGGACAAAGGGTCACCTTGCCTAAGTCCCTTGAAAGTCTGTGAGAGGCTCTTGGAAGAATGGCAAATCACGAGTTCACGTCGTCAGGCAAATACATGGTGCACTGCACGTCTACAACGGGGTTTGATGAGGCAGAGCACGAAGCGAAGCACAGAACACTTTGGTCCAatacatggtgggagcatgagGCTCTTCCTTGCTAGTAATACTGACGATGTCCAAGTTCTTAGCCAGGAATTCAGCTCAGCCGTGCGTGGTCCCGATTCTACCATCGCTTGGACCGACCGTGTACTTGTGTCGTTGAATAGATGGGAAGGGCCTGTCAGGTGCCTAATCAACGTGATTTCGCAGCTAGGTGTCGACGCCGGCCTGGCTTGAGAACCtctgaaaacaaaaatttacGCACAACGGTCAACGAACTGAACCGGGCTATAGCTTCATTTTATTGGAATCAAAACAGCATCTCGTCGAGACATCTCGAGTCATTAAGTTGGATTTTGAGCTCAGTTTTTGAAGCGTCGTCTCTTCACCACTTGTAAGTTTTGGGACTTGGACTTGTTGAATATATAGGTCTACGCGCAGGCAGCGTATGGTGTTGGTGACTGTAATCTGGCATCTTTGGGAGGCTCGTAATGCTGTCCGGAATGACGAAGCTATGAGGTCTCCTCGTTCGGTGGCTATGCAAGCCAAGGCATGCATATATTGACATGATAAATACTCGTATTTTGCAACCTACCATTCATAGGCGTGAGGCAATGTCTTCTTCAGCAAGAGGAAATAACATCAGCAAGAGGAAATAACAAATTTTGCTAGGAAGCGATAGAAACCTAGAATCTTCTAGGTGTAGATCTAGCCGGTAGGAGGTTCTTTCTATGGTTTGACTTGAGATTCGGGtatgggagagagagaggaaggggaggaggggtACCTTCTCCTtgggacgaggacgaggacgccGGCATGGACGACATGGTCGACAACGAGGGAGCGACGACGTCGGGAGGCGGAGCTTCCCGTTACTCCTGCGCGGAACCCTAAATCGGTAGGGGGTTTGTTCGGTGGGGTGTGCGGCACATCGACGAACCTTGTGTTGCGTGCCGCCGGcccccacctctttatatCGCGCAGTGTAACAGGGGCCCGCCAACCATAATGGGTTGGGCGCCCCCGATCAGGGCGCTGTAGATCTAAGGGCCTGGTGTgccgttgggcccacacgggtggagatcactctaacattctcccccttatctcaacttttcttttaattGTATACCTTTTACTTTACTCGTTTCACCACCGATTAGTACGTAGAGCATGTTTCATCGTCTCAGCTCAATTGCCGATAGAATCAGACAGCTACGACATACCTTTCCATGTTGAAACAAATTATGTTCTTTTCGGACCATTCTTTATCCAGGAATCATAGGTTTTCCCTTAAACCCATGccggctaagtgttccttgaaCACACTGGGTGGTAGGCCTTTTGTAAGCGGATCCGCAAGCATATCCTTTGTCTTTATATGCTCGAGACTTATAGTGTGATCTTGGATTTTATCTTTTACAACATAATACTTCATCTCTATTGGTTTGGTAGCATTACTTGACTTGTTGTTGTGAGTATAAAATACTGCGGGCTGATTATCGCAGTACATCTTTAGTGGTTTGTCGATACAATCCACTACTTTCAAGTCGGGCATAAATTTCTTTAACCATATCGCCTGCCCCGTGGTGTCATAACATGCTATAAATTATGCATACATCGTGGATGATGCAACTATTGACTGTTTGGAGCTTCTCCACGAAATAGCCCTGCCTGCGGGAGTGAATACATATCCTGACGTGGATTTTCTATCATCTCTGTCTCCCGCAAAATCTGTATCTGAATACCATTTTATCTCTAGGGAATCAGATCTTCTATATGTTAGCATGAGGTCTTTTGTGCCTTGCGCATAACGCAATGCTTTCTTTACCATTTTCCGGTGCTCTATGCCtggattttcttgatatctacGGAGTACCCCGGTGATAAAAGCTAAGTTAGGGCGAGTACACACTTGTGTACTGTAGGCTTCCAACGGCCGAAGCATATGGAACCGCTTTCATTTGATCGATTTCATATTGACTTTTGGGACATTAAAATTTCTTGAAACTGTCGCCCTTGACTATAGGAGGAGGTGTGGCATTGCTCGCAtgcatattgtatttctttagAATCTTTTCTAAATATGCCTTTTGCGATAGTCCTAGAACCCCATTTTTCCTATCTCGGTGAATTTCTATGCCCAAGACATATGATGCTTCaccaagatctttcatatcaaaatttgagaACAAAAAACTTCTTTGTTTCTAGTAGTAGACTGACATCGCTGCTAGCAAGCGGGATATCATCCACGTACAGGATTAGGAAAATGTATTTCCCACTTTTAAACTTTGCATAAACGCAATTGTCCTcaacattctctttaaacCCAAATTTCTTAATAGTCTCATTAAACTTTAGATACCATTGTCTAGAGGCTTGCTTTAatccataaatggatttctttAGGCGGCATCCCATGTTTTCCTTGCCTTCTGTGATAAAACCCTTGGGTTGCTTCATGTAGAAATGCCATCTTTACATCCATCTGATGTAGCTCTAAATCAAAATGCGTCACTAGTGCCATTATTATTCTGAAGGAATCTTTGCATGAGACTGGTGAAAATGTCTCATTGTAATCTATTCCTTCTCTTTGTGTAAATCCTTTTGCCACGAGTCGTGCTTTGTACTTTTCTATATTCCATCTAGAgtcatatttggttttgtagaCCCATTTACAACCTACCGTTTTGGCTCCTTTAGAAATTTCCTCTAAGTCCCAAACTTTGTTGGAACTTatcgatctcatctcatcttccATGGCCTCCAGCCACTTCGATGAGTGAGAACTACTCATGGCTTCTTCATATGAAGTGGGATAATTCTCCATATGAACTCTTTCTGTATTGTAAACTTTATAATCTTTTGGAATCGCTGACTTTTTAACTCTTTGAGACTTTCTAGGGGCCTCAATTTCTGGCACGTTCTGTGTCTCTACATGTGGCGCATGTTCAGGCTGCTGCACCTCTCTTTCATGTGCAACAGTGAGTTGAGTCGGCTCCTGACGGACAGGTTCCGGACCTTCACTCATTGTTGCCATGTGTGGAGTTGCAACAGGTGTCGGCACCGCAATCTCAGGGATTGTTGGTGTGTCAACAATAGGTAGTGAAAAGAATGGCTCCTGAGTCATCGGATTAGGTGCATACATCCTCTTCTCCTCGAGATCAACTTTCCGAGCTACCGTGCTCCCCTCATCATTTCGTCCTCTAAGAAGACGGCGTGTCTCGTTTTCACAAACTT includes:
- the LOC104583734 gene encoding uncharacterized protein LOC104583734, which produces MERRDYWLLFGRTLCMALAVAVLAIAPRSEEEPTGTLAVFVAVKTTVSLEILWGPFKLMMHVASLRHWNDAGPGDYFGYPFVVVEWVLAVAQWGSASAAWGVITDPRFSCTGSHGRFCRRYVVSSGIAALLSVVSVANATVLVWTRMTHGQRLLELIGQ